The stretch of DNA CAATATTGCATTTCTAGACAGTAACTCGGGAAAATCATTAACCTTCAAATAGAAAATCCACAGTGCATGCATTGAGATTATAAACTATTATATTCCATCCTTCAACAACATATGAAgcctcaacttttttttttgtttaataggTAACCATAGAAGCCTCAACTAATCCAATCATTTCAATTTGTAACACCCTTATGGACTTATCATTACCAAGGTCAACCTGGCACTAATTCTGATTTCATCGATTTGCCGAACTCTTATGGACCTAAGATAAGCTAACCAAGCATTGAAGGTGACACAGGACACAAAAGGCTGAAGAAAAATGAAGCTTATAGAATAACTAAATCATGTAATCTTTGAAAGGCTATTCAAGATACCAAGTAATCTTAATTTATGTTTCACTGTCAATGAGGTGGGTCTTCAAtatgtaatttctttgtttgttgtgttttttttttctttatatttttttatttgtggtcTTTTATAGCAGTTGGGTTCTGCAATTCTTAAATTAGGACTTCAATTTCTACTAGAAGTGGTAGAAAGTAGAATCATGACAACTTTGATATgggaaaattttcaaacaagttTTGCTTTCTTTTAACAGTAAACTGCATCAAAAACTTTTCTAGGTGAGAGACTCCTAGAAGGCCTTGAAAAAACTCCAAGGCTCCAAAATGTCTGAAGTAGCCTTAACCATGAAACCAGAATATCTAGAGTCCTTTAGCCCACCTATATTGGTAGGAAAACCTAAACTTTGAACTATGGTCAAATAGGTTTTGGGGGCCAAGCAGTATCCAGATTCCTTGGCATATGGAAAGATTAAAGGATTGAATCCTCAGGTCCTCTTTAGCAACTATTTCTATAGGTGTCGTGAGAGGCCAAGTGATCAGCTCAGCTTGCTTCCAAAATTACTCTtcgcaaaagaaaaaaagttaggCTTACTGTTCTAAATCCATATCCTTTTTACTATGTTGCCGTTCTTATTCTATTTACTTAAACATAGAAGGTACATGCCTAGTATGAGAAATGCCAAATACAATGTTAAATTCCATACTTCAAAACAAGGCTGATGTTGAAACCTGTGCAATCAGCCATAAAAACGTCTCTGCCCAATCTACCGAAAGAGCCTTGGAACTGATCTCTTTGGTACTTTGCCTTCAAGTTTTAATCTTCTATATGCTTCTCTGATATGGCAAGGCCTGATTGGCCCAGATTCTTTCCTCTCCGTCATAACCATTCTAGCTGCAAAGTAAGGAGTCTTGTTACTAATGCTAACTATTCCAATTTTAGAAGATACAGATAGTTGGACTTCATCATgcactatattttagatttgaTACATAgtgttcaaataaatataattgagAAAGCATCTCACACAATCTCATTTATTCTCCATTGTGCAGTCATTCTCTTTATAGTCATAAGAGTATATATCTTTCCTTCTTATGATTAACCAAAAGGTGAACAATAGTTGTTCCTGAAACTAGTTCTCAACATAAACTCAAGATTGGACAATATGCATACCTGTTTCGACAAGTTCTCCAACAAACATTTTTGCTATCCCTGACACTACAATTGTCATTGGCACAGAAATTTTCGGGGTTCCTGTGATGCTTGCTAGCAACTGCATCCACACCAAAGGATAAATATGCAAACAAtgcaaacaagaaaagaaatatgaatctTTACAAGGATGTACCAAAAGCAATCAGTAATTGGTGAAGGTAAGTTCAGAAAACAGTACACAAGACCATAGGAATAGTTtgacaaattcaatattaggcACAAAAAATGGCATTCATGTAGCAGAAAAATGTGAGCCTCTTTTTAACCTGTCTTTTGTTTTTacctttcaaaaattcaaactcCCAACCTTTCCCCcccatcaaaaagaaaaaacaaaaacaaaaacaagaatgaAGAATTCCGTTAGGCCTGAACTTAATATTGCTGGTCCCCCTCCACCACCTCTCAGATAAACAAAGCAGAAACTGACCAATTTATTGGAACTAGAACACTTCAATTAAATACATTGAACCCAACAAATGAAGCCCATCAACAAGGGaagaagaggagaggagaaaacaACAACCAAACATGAAGCGTACCCTTTTCATGTTAGATTTCTGAAATCCAGCTCTCCTAAAGGACTCGTACCTACTCATCTGTTGCTCAGTGAATTGTGACAAAATAGCCCTGTAGAAGTGATCAAGAGCAATAGTTAGCGGACATGCTAGTTGTATAATTAATCACATCAATTTCCAATGCAGATTAGAGTAGGATAAAGAAAAAGGCAAGTTAGAAGATTGGCCCTTCCCTCATATCCCTATTCCGCCCTGCCTCAGTaataaaaaggagagagagggaggacaGAAGGTTAGTCTGATGCAGGACTTGGTGTACGTCTAGTTCCCACAGAGATTTCTTTTATCATAAAGATAAGAAGCACATGCAAAGAAAGGCAAGCTCTAAATTGAAGAACCTTAAGAAACAGGCATTTTTTATGAAGTGGGATTGTAACCAAAACGGCTATCAGTACATGCAATTGCAGTTTCGATAAAAGAAACTGCTATTATTGATGAAAATATACTGAGTGGTTTCATTTTCCTCAATATATACCAAAACGTGCATTTGCAGCCACTCCTTCAGAGATGATTCTGTCATAAACTGGTATCTAAAGCCTTCAAAAGCTTATCTTTACAAACGACTTGACATAATTAAGCGATTAACGGGTTTCTCCATATACGACTcccgtttctttttcttcttatgtgtttaattatgattttattttccaattgatAGAGAAACACTTTTTATGATAATTCAGGCGCAAGTGGTATATGGGTTGtcaaaattgaaattttctCACAGAAGAAAAGGTAATGGAGAACAACAGTGAAACGGGTCTGCGATAAtaagatacaaaaaaaaaaagaaaaaaagaaaaaagagcatACTGCATCTTGGCCATTTTAACAGGGTCGGCAGTGGGGGGTAACTTGGAGAGCTCAACTTCCATGTtgtcctcctcctcttcctcctgaTCGTCGTATTTGTTCTTTGCATTGGATTTAGCGGCAGAGACTGCTGCTGTCGTAGCGGTCGATGCTGGTGCGGACGTGGAAGCAGAAACGGAAGGGTCAGCGGCAGAGGAATGAATACCCATACCCGTATCCGTACCCGTACCCGTACCCGTACCAGTACCAGTACCTAGACCATCGTAGTCTTCGTCGTCGTCGGGTTCTTGTTGTTGTGCATCGACAGCTACTGCGGCGGAAtcatcctcttcctcctcaAACGCCGCCTCGAACGGATCTTTCGATATCtgcttcattctctctctctctctgaaacaGGGAAATCATAAGGGAAAGTAGGTAGAACCTGAAACAGCATCGTTCTACTTTGTCCGGAACGATACGACCTGTCGCTCAAATATGTTTGTAAACGGTATGTAGTTTTTATACTGCAGTCCAAATCCCTTAAGCCAGACATTTACCTTTcaccaaatataaaaatttgatctactcacaaattatataaaatatttatatagagaTCCGGTTTAATGTGATTCATCGTATCATAAAGTTCTTTTTATTAAGaagtaaatcatatatattacatCAAATGTAAGATTCgcgtggttttttttttctttgaagtagAACTTTCCAATTTCATTCATAGAACAGTGTCTACGATACAATCTTTGTCTTTCTGTAAACAAGTTAAAACAAAATCAGATGCCTCTTCTATCCACACcttctcaacatctaaatgtgTAGATGCTTTGGATAAATTATGAGCTACTGTGTTTATACTTCTATGTGCATATTGCACCTTCCAGTCAGGCCAAACTTGTAGGAAGACCTTCATTTCTTCGATAATGCTTCCATAGTAGGTAAAATCTTCATTTATGACATTTACTACATTAACAATAACATGTGCATCCCCCTCTAGTATCACTCTGTTGAAATTCAATTTGCTGTAGATTTACATTGTTTTCCTCAGTGCAAAACGTTCTACTATAATTGGTTGCTCCACATTACCTCTTTGATCGCAACATGCTACCATCACCTCCCCCTTTTCATCTCTAATGATAATTCCTACCCCCATCTTCCTTGACTTAACATCGAGTGTTGCATTCCAATTAACCTTTACACAATTCTGCCCTGTGGTCTCCAATGTTGCTCCTCCCTATCTACATTGTTAAGTCTCTCTAGCCTCTCTAAAGGTTGTTGAGCTAACTGATATTTATTCAAACTATCTTTGGCTGACTTGATCACATTAGTGGGGCTGAgaaacttcttttaaaaaatgaatgtgtTCCTTCTGATCCATAAGTTTATCATGATTGCTGATGTTTCTTCCATTTAAGTCTTGTTGAGCTTTCCTGTCAACTCTTCCCATAGTTTCAGTAAATCATCTTCTGCTATCCTCCATTTTTTAATTGGCTTCAAAGCCATGGCCCAAACATTATTTGTAGCAGGGCAATGCCACAGTACATGCATCACATACTCTTCTTCTTGTAAACAAATGGGGCATTTTGGttcataaacaatttttttttaaagaggttTCTTCTTGTAGCTAACAAATTATTTCATGCCTTCCACAAGAATATTTTCACATTTCCAGGTATATCCAGACCCCAAATATTCTTCCACCTACTATCTGTCTCAAGCTCTCCTGATGTTTCCCCCTGCACTGCTTTTTTCCTTGCTTTCTCCAGAAAATTAGCATTCTTAACACTGAATAAACTCTTCTTGGAAAGACCTTGTACCATTTTTTCCTCTATATTAATCCTTCTGCTTAGGGGGGATACTGCATATCTGGTTTGCCTCTTCCTTCTTGAATATTGCTTTGATTAGACCCTCATTCCACTCCCTATTTTCCTCACGTATGAGTTCTTTGACTTTTGCATTAGCACTAAATTTCCCTCACGTATGAGTTCTTTGACTTTTGCATTAGCACTAAATTTCGAAATGGGTAATTGAACACAAAAGGATGAAGGAGATGACAACCACCTATGACCccatatttgaattttattgcCATTACCTACCCTCCATCTATGTCCCTCTTTTAACAGACCAATAGAACTCCATGCACTCCTCCAAATTAAAGAGGGTGCATTTCCCAACTTTGCCTCCAATATTGAGGAATTTTTGAAgtacttttctttgaaaatcactGTAGCCATGGAAAAAGGGTTCGAAACTATTCTCCATCCCTGCTTTGCCAATAAAATTGAGTTAAGGCTTTCTAAATCTTTGAAACCCAAATTTCCCTTCCCTTTTGGTTGTCCCATCTTCTTCCAGCGCCTCCACTATATACAACTCTCTTTCTGTTGGTTTTCCCACCAAAACTTGGagagcatcacattcaattctTTGCATAGCTTCTTAGGCAACTTAAACACACTCATAGTATAGGATGGTATAGCTTGCAAGACAGCCTAaatcataatttccttccctgCTCCTGAGAGAAAAGAGTTTTTCCAATTGTTCATTTTTTGCCACGCTCTTTCCTTTAAACACCTAAAAGTGTTATATTTAGATTTGCCTACCATGGTGGGAAGCCCCAAGTGTTTCTCATAACTGCCTTTCACTAAGGCTCCCATTCCCTTAAAATCAGATTTTTGTCTTCAGTTTTGGTGTTTGCACTGAAAAAAATAGCAGTCTTATCCTTGTTCAAAAATTGTCCAAAGGTTTTTTCGTACCTTAACAATATCACTTGCAATTTCCTCCATTCTTCCACACAAGTTCTCCCAAACAACACACAGTCATCAGCAAATAACAAGTGATTTATTCTTAAACCCCCTCTCACCACTGATACCCCTCTTGTTTCCCCCTTATGATTAGAATTATTAAGCAATGAGCTTAAACCTTCTGCACACATAATGAATAAGTAGGGGGATAAATGATCTCTCTGTCTTAAGCCCCTTGAAGGATACACTTTTGCCTCTGGTTTACCGTTTATCAAAACTAAGTATGATATAGAAGTAACACACTTCATAATCAATCTGACCATTCATTACAGAAGCCTAACTTCTTCATAACAGCTCCCACAAATGGCCATTCTATTCTATCATACGCCTTGAACATGTCAAGGTTAATAGTCATACTCCACATTTTACCTTTCTTCCCCACCTTTATTGTATGCAAAACCTCATAAGCAACCATGATGTTATTAGTGATTATTCTCCTTGGGATGAAGGCACTTCAGTTGGATGATATGATTTCTGTCAACACTCCTTTGAGCCTATTAACAATCACTTTAGACACAATTTTGTAAATGACCTACAAAAGCTAATAGGCCTATATTCAGTAACAGCCATGGTGTTCTTTGTTTTAGGAATAAGGGCAATATAAGTATAGTTCATAGGTGAATAAAAAGAGTTACCATTCAGGAAGGCTAGCCTTGCAGAACACACCTCATCTCCTACTGTGCTCCAGTGATTCTGATAAAAACAtgctccaaacccatcaggacctggTGACTTTAATGGGGCCATTTGCTtaattgcttccttgatctccATTTTGCAGAAAGGCCTCACAAGCTTCTCATTCATTTATCTTGTGACTCGAGGCTCCAAGTATTGCAGACAGTCTTCAATAATTGTTGTGCTTGGTTGAGTTGTGGTAAATAACTTCtcaaaatagtttctaaaagcTCCTTCAATCTCTTCATGACTTTTAAACATCCTATCTTGCtcatccacaaccttttttatgctatttttccttcttatttGATTTGCACTTGCATGAAAAAACATGGTGTTTCTGTCCCCAAAAGCATACCAGTTCCTTTTagctctttgtttccacttcAGGTCCTCCATTTCAAGCATAACCCCAATCTTCCTTTATACTCTTTTAATCTCTTCAAAGTTATATCTACACTTTTCATCTTGTAGCTTTTTGAGAATCTCAATcttttccattatttatttcaacCTGTCAATACTAATCTGATTACTCCATCTGGTGAGAGCTCCTTTACACTTCTCCAGcatgttttgaatattttgagttgGCTCTCCCCTTTCCCCATAACTGTGCCAAGCCCCTTTAATTACTTCTTCACAATCATACTCTTTAGCCCAATTATCTTCATACCTAGCACTTTCCTTCCCCTCCATTCTTTCCCTCCTACCTTATTCATGGGCAGTATGATTGGCCTGTGGTCTGAGCTTCTTCTAGTCAGTACTTTCACCCGATAATCTTTGAACATTTGTGACCATTTTGGATTTGCCACTGCTCTGTCCAGCCTTTCTTTTGTGAATGTCTCACCTTCATGTTTATTATTCCATGTGTATTTATTCCCTCTCCACCCTAAGTAAAAAAGTTCCCCCTTCGCAAGTGTTGATCTGAAATTcttcatctatttttcttgtatcgACTTACCACCCACTTTTTTATCATGAGCTAGgatttcattaaagtcccctATCACACACCACCCTTGATTATCACTTGGCCTTAGGGATATAAGCAAATTCCAAGCTTCTTCCCTTTTGCTAGTTTCAGGCTAATCATAGAAACCTGTCAGCAACCACTTTTCATTCCCTTCTTCCTCTGTGATCCAGACACTTATATGCCTCTGAgtataattcaaaacttttgttttaaCCCTATTATTCCACAAAAGTGCTAATCCACCCATTTTCCCAACTGGCTCCACCACAAAACACCCTTCACAATTAAGTCTTTTCTTCAGTCTAGCACACTTCTCAGCTTTTAacgggtgagtttggttaccaaactcatctcaactcatctcaactcatcattacaattttttcaaatctcaatacaaaatataataaacaattcaactttttcaaatctcaaaataataataatattaaaaaataatattctaacaatattttatcatctcaattcaactcaactcaactcgcttcaacatccaaacacaaccttagtctTCATTAAGAAAACTAAATCAGGTTTCCTCTCCTCCACCATATggcaaaggtcttgaactgtctAAGGGTttccaagccctcggcagttccaactaaTTGTTTTCATTGTAATTGACGGGGTTGTTGAACAACCTCTACCAATACGTGTTGTGAAACTTCCACCCTCTTATATATGctctttttgccttttttacACTTCAAACTCTCTGCTTCCCTATCTTCCTTCtcatctttcattcttttttgaGTGATACAAGCACCAAAATTGTTTGTTCCCTTCCTTTTCTCTCGAGCTCCTCTTCGATTCACCTTTAGATTGAGTCCTTTTGGTTGTTAACCCCTTGACAATTGTTACTAGATCTTCCATCAGCTTCTCTATCTCAATAGGCATAATTCCTatgggtgtaaatttaaaccggaaaactgGACCAGTTGgagttcctatattatgaaaattggcCGGACTTGGTCTGATTTCGGTTTCGTAGTTTCCGGGACCgaaccggttggaaaaaaatatatatataaaaattaattttatatcttatacaaaatattttatgtatacaagtttgatatataatatatcattataataattatatataaaatttttatatataatatataattatatatcatatatgaaataatttcatattataatttataaattataaaataaaatgttaatcttaaatatgaacatttgtaatttgtttgatcatatgttattaatataattatatataagataatgttattataatttataaaataaaagtttactcttaaaaatgaaaatttaattgatcatatgctttaaacataaaatatatatattaaattattaataacattttatcataagaagtaacattttatcatatatttttttacattttaaaaaaatagaaaattggaTCGAACCTTACTAGAAACTGGAGGTACCGATTTAAGAGGATAACCggtgcataatcggttttgaaaaatataaaacc from Juglans regia cultivar Chandler chromosome 4, Walnut 2.0, whole genome shotgun sequence encodes:
- the LOC109009050 gene encoding transcription initiation factor TFIID subunit 11 — translated: MKQISKDPFEAAFEEEEDDSAAVAVDAQQQEPDDDEDYDGLGTGTGTGTGTGTDTGMGIHSSAADPSVSASTSAPASTATTAAVSAAKSNAKNKYDDQEEEEEDNMEVELSKLPPTADPVKMAKMQAILSQFTEQQMSRYESFRRAGFQKSNMKRLLASITGTPKISVPMTIVVSGIAKMFVGELVETARMVMTERKESGPIRPCHIREAYRRLKLEGKVPKRSVPRLFR